The following coding sequences lie in one Acidobacteriota bacterium genomic window:
- a CDS encoding methylaspartate ammonia-lyase: MKIVKALFVPGSSAFYFDDQQAIKSGAPHDGAVYGGKPVTPGFKAVRVAGEALSILLLLEDGSWALGDCAAVQYSGAGGRDPLFLAADFLPLLETRIRPLLEGAEVGPFREMAGRFEALEFDGQRLHTAIRYGLSQALLHARALATRRIMAEVVCEEYGLPVIPARVPIFGQSGDDRYINADKMIMKRVDVLPHALINNVKTKLGQEGELLREYLGWLVNRIRTVRTDPSYAPTLHIDVYGTIGVICALKPARVADYLASLEPVAAEFPLYIEGPVDAGERERQIELLAAIRRELRAKGSKVKIVADEWCNTYEDVVDFTDAQSCDMIQIKTPDLGGIQNTIEAVLYCRKHGMEAYQGGTCNETEISARTCVHAAVAARAERVLAKPGMGFDEGFMIVRNEMERVLAALRARNGVKGA; encoded by the coding sequence ATGAAGATCGTCAAAGCCCTGTTCGTCCCCGGGTCGTCGGCGTTCTACTTCGACGACCAGCAGGCCATCAAGTCCGGCGCGCCCCACGACGGCGCCGTTTACGGCGGCAAGCCCGTCACCCCGGGGTTCAAGGCCGTCCGCGTCGCCGGCGAGGCCCTGTCCATCCTGCTCCTCCTAGAGGACGGCAGCTGGGCCCTCGGCGACTGCGCCGCGGTCCAGTACTCCGGCGCTGGTGGGCGCGACCCGCTCTTCCTCGCCGCCGACTTCCTGCCGCTCCTGGAGACGCGCATCCGCCCGCTCCTCGAAGGCGCTGAGGTCGGCCCCTTCCGCGAGATGGCCGGCCGCTTCGAGGCCCTCGAGTTCGACGGCCAGCGGCTCCACACGGCCATCCGCTACGGCCTGTCCCAGGCCCTGCTTCACGCCCGGGCCCTGGCCACCCGCCGGATCATGGCCGAGGTCGTTTGCGAGGAGTACGGGCTGCCGGTCATCCCGGCCCGCGTCCCCATCTTCGGCCAGAGCGGCGACGACCGCTACATCAACGCCGACAAGATGATCATGAAGCGGGTCGACGTCCTGCCCCACGCCCTGATCAACAACGTCAAGACCAAGCTCGGCCAGGAAGGCGAGCTGCTGCGCGAGTACCTGGGCTGGCTCGTCAACCGCATCCGCACGGTGCGGACCGACCCGTCCTACGCCCCGACCCTCCACATCGACGTCTACGGCACGATCGGCGTCATCTGCGCCCTCAAGCCCGCCCGCGTGGCCGACTATCTGGCCTCGCTCGAGCCAGTGGCCGCGGAGTTCCCCCTGTACATCGAGGGCCCCGTCGATGCCGGCGAGAGAGAGCGGCAGATCGAGCTCCTGGCGGCCATCCGCCGCGAGCTGCGGGCCAAGGGCTCCAAGGTCAAGATCGTGGCCGACGAGTGGTGCAACACCTACGAGGATGTCGTCGACTTCACGGACGCCCAGAGCTGCGACATGATCCAGATCAAGACGCCCGACCTCGGCGGCATCCAGAACACCATCGAGGCCGTCCTCTATTGCCGCAAGCACGGCATGGAAGCCTACCAGGGCGGCACCTGCAACGAGACGGAGATCTCCGCCCGGACCTGCGTCCACGCCGCCGTGGCCGCCCGGGCCGAGCGGGTGCTGGCCAAGCCGGGCATGGGCTTCGACGAGGGCTTCATGATCGTCCGCAACGAGATGGAGCGGGTCCTGGCCGCGCTCCGGGCCCGCAACGGCGTGAAGGGAGCTTGA
- a CDS encoding alanine-tRNA synthetase second additional domain-containing protein, whose protein sequence is MMKFSQGTVHRETLLYAAYYAPRGSYRLYMVAAELAQKYLTPTDLLIGILGAEGSGKSTLIKGLFPGLELTNDDEGINVRPTPLFDFDPADPFSGHTFHVDVRYELAFHQKYELAEAILKAIGHHRRVVVEHFDLIYEALGHNAQVLVGIGEEIIVARPTVFGPFPQAIKTIVDKTIKYRLMAHSAEDITTMVLQEDYRIPFPPLHSDVPQGFVLNFSERPAVDLAELEKKVQAIIARDLPISPCGDNTISIGSETMPCTGTRTHVSSSGKIENFRLIKEYRYDQISQEYYVIGLVGRRGEEAFEDLIDVEGIYE, encoded by the coding sequence ATGATGAAGTTCAGCCAGGGCACCGTCCACCGAGAGACCCTGCTCTATGCGGCCTACTACGCCCCGCGCGGCAGCTACCGGCTCTACATGGTCGCCGCCGAGCTGGCCCAGAAGTACCTCACCCCGACCGACCTGCTGATCGGCATCCTGGGCGCCGAGGGCTCGGGCAAGTCGACCCTCATCAAGGGGCTGTTCCCCGGGCTCGAGCTGACCAACGACGACGAGGGCATCAACGTCAGGCCGACGCCGCTCTTCGACTTCGACCCGGCCGATCCGTTCTCCGGCCACACCTTCCATGTCGACGTCCGCTACGAGCTGGCCTTCCACCAGAAGTACGAGCTGGCCGAGGCCATCCTCAAGGCCATCGGCCACCACCGCCGGGTCGTCGTCGAGCATTTCGACCTGATCTACGAGGCCCTCGGACACAACGCCCAGGTCCTGGTCGGCATAGGCGAGGAGATCATCGTCGCCCGGCCGACGGTCTTCGGCCCCTTCCCCCAGGCCATCAAGACGATCGTCGACAAGACCATCAAGTACCGGCTGATGGCCCACTCGGCCGAGGACATCACGACCATGGTCCTCCAGGAGGACTACAGGATCCCGTTCCCGCCGCTGCACTCCGACGTGCCCCAGGGCTTCGTCCTCAACTTCTCCGAGCGGCCCGCCGTCGACCTGGCCGAGCTCGAGAAGAAGGTCCAGGCCATCATCGCCAGGGACCTGCCCATCTCGCCCTGCGGCGACAACACCATCAGCATCGGCTCGGAGACCATGCCCTGCACGGGCACCCGGACCCACGTCTCCTCGAGCGGCAAGATCGAGAACTTCCGCCTGATCAAGGAATACCGCTACGACCAGATCAGCCAGGAGTATTACGTCATCGGCCTCGTGGGCAGGCGGGGAGAGGAGGCCTTCGAGGACCTGATCGACGTCGAAGGGATCTACGAATGA
- a CDS encoding DUF4387 domain-containing protein, translating into MKRNILTAARVIRSKNSGPYELTLDILFKDREHFELFRRRNVVTKRRVAALYGRPVADILKIVYFEPSNALKITMRRPIPSGAAGETDIYGAQQHAPLLRLTY; encoded by the coding sequence ATGAAACGCAACATCCTCACCGCCGCCCGGGTCATCCGGTCGAAGAACTCCGGCCCGTACGAGCTGACCCTGGACATCCTGTTCAAGGACCGGGAGCACTTCGAGCTCTTCCGCCGGCGCAACGTCGTCACCAAGCGCCGGGTCGCCGCCCTCTACGGGCGGCCCGTCGCGGACATCCTCAAGATCGTCTACTTCGAGCCGTCCAACGCCCTCAAGATCACCATGCGCCGGCCCATCCCCTCGGGCGCCGCCGGCGAGACCGACATCTACGGCGCCCAGCAGCACGCGCCGCTCCTGCGCCTGACCTATTGA
- a CDS encoding acyclic terpene utilization AtuA family protein has product MAAKTSKKKEFRVLSTTAILGYGFPESSFRAGLAKKPDLIGADAGSTDPGPYYLGAGKSFTDRSAVKRDLRFMLTAGVRRGIPVVIGTAGGSGARPHVDWCEAIIREIAAEEKLSFKMGVIYADVPKARVRKHLRKGEIVPLTYVPPLTEAVLDESVNIVCQMGVEPIQKALAAGCQVVLAGRSYDPAVFASLPIMLGFDPGLAIHMGKILECAAIAATPGSGADCAFGTLTGDSFVLEALNPARRFTKLSTAAHTLYEKTDPYHLPGPGGELDLTGCSFTELPGGRVEVRGSRHVETERYWVKLEGVRRVGYRTIAVAGTRDPIMIREIDGILAGVEAQVHDLLKAERVEGRIFFHVYGKNGVMGALEPEKRVHTHELGIVIEAVGPTQAAADSVCSLTRSTLLHYGYPGRISTAGNLALPFSPSDAKMGEVFEFSVYHLMPLARPDGFPLRVVTFRGGKEPK; this is encoded by the coding sequence ATGGCCGCCAAGACCTCCAAGAAGAAGGAGTTCCGGGTCCTTTCGACGACCGCCATCCTCGGCTACGGCTTCCCGGAGAGCTCGTTCCGCGCCGGCCTGGCGAAGAAGCCCGACCTCATCGGGGCCGACGCCGGCTCGACCGACCCCGGGCCCTATTACCTCGGGGCGGGCAAGTCCTTCACCGACCGCTCCGCGGTCAAGCGCGACCTGCGCTTCATGCTGACGGCCGGCGTCCGCCGCGGCATCCCCGTCGTCATCGGCACCGCGGGCGGCAGCGGCGCCCGGCCCCACGTCGACTGGTGCGAGGCCATCATCCGCGAGATCGCCGCGGAGGAGAAGCTGAGCTTCAAGATGGGCGTCATCTACGCCGACGTCCCGAAGGCCCGCGTCCGCAAGCACCTGCGGAAAGGGGAGATCGTGCCCCTGACCTACGTCCCGCCTCTGACCGAGGCAGTGCTCGACGAGTCGGTCAACATCGTCTGCCAGATGGGCGTCGAGCCCATCCAGAAGGCCCTGGCCGCCGGCTGCCAGGTCGTCCTGGCCGGCCGGTCCTACGACCCGGCCGTCTTCGCCTCCCTGCCGATCATGCTCGGCTTCGACCCCGGCCTGGCCATCCACATGGGCAAGATCCTGGAGTGCGCGGCCATCGCCGCGACGCCGGGCTCCGGGGCCGACTGCGCCTTCGGCACGCTGACCGGGGACTCCTTCGTCCTCGAGGCGCTCAACCCGGCCCGCCGCTTCACCAAGCTCTCGACGGCCGCCCACACCCTCTACGAGAAGACCGATCCTTACCACCTGCCCGGCCCCGGCGGCGAGCTCGACCTGACCGGCTGCTCCTTCACCGAGCTTCCCGGCGGCAGGGTCGAGGTCCGCGGCAGCCGCCACGTCGAGACCGAGCGCTACTGGGTCAAGCTCGAAGGCGTCCGCCGGGTCGGCTACCGGACCATCGCCGTGGCCGGGACGCGCGATCCGATCATGATCCGCGAGATCGACGGCATCCTGGCCGGCGTCGAGGCCCAGGTCCACGACCTGCTCAAGGCCGAGCGCGTCGAGGGCCGGATCTTCTTCCACGTCTACGGGAAGAACGGGGTCATGGGCGCCCTCGAGCCCGAGAAGCGCGTCCACACCCACGAGCTGGGCATCGTCATCGAGGCCGTCGGGCCGACCCAGGCCGCGGCCGACTCGGTCTGCAGCCTGACCCGTTCGACGCTCCTGCACTACGGCTATCCCGGCCGCATCTCGACGGCCGGCAACCTGGCCTTGCCTTTCTCCCCCTCGGATGCCAAAATGGGGGAGGTCTTCGAGTTCTCCGTCTATCACCTGATGCCCCTGGCCCGGCCGGACGGATTCCCCCTGCGGGTCGTCACGTTCCGGGGCGGAAAGGAGCCGAAATGA